A DNA window from Solanum lycopersicum chromosome 3, SLM_r2.1 contains the following coding sequences:
- the LOC101257755 gene encoding putative DNA glycosylase At3g47830 has protein sequence MTKLTKTRKIPKRKKPDGRCSPFPCPPSKSSRKANVTAGSSNDSEPFPDYSQPTPEECRAVRDDLLALHGFPKEFIKYRKQRSLDHIKYEEDDISGAEPCTESVLDGLINTILSQNTTEANSQKAFASLKSSFPTWECVLAADAKLVEDTIRCGGLAPTKTSCIKGILSSLLQKKGNLCLEYLRELSIEEIKRELSCFRGIGPKTVACVLMFQLQRDDFPVDTHIFQIAKTLHWVPAAADVKKTYIHLNRRIPDELKFDLNCLIYTHGKVCRECSGKGSNKPKKEQFDKLCPLLGQSSDAI, from the exons ATGACCAAATTGACAAAGACGCGAAAAATCCCAAAGAGGAAAAAACCCGACGGCCGTTGTTCTCCTTTTCCATGTCCACCATCCAAATCGTCGAGAAAGGCAAATGTCACCGCTGGTTCCTCCAATGACTCTGAGCCATTTCCCGATTACTCTCAACCCACGCCGGAGGAATGCCGAGCCGTACGGGATGATCTTTTGGCTCTCCATGGTTTCCCCAAAGAATTCATTAAGTACCGCAAGCAAAGATCACTCGATCACATTAAATACGAAGAAGATGATATTAGTGGTGCTGAGCCTTGTACAGAGAGTGTGCTGGACGGTCTGATAAACACAATTTTGTCCCAGAACACCACCGAAGCTAACTCTCAGAAGGCTTTTGCTTCCCTCAAATCCTCTTTCCCAACCTGGGAATgt GTTCTAGCTGCTGATGCAAAACTTGTTGAAGATACCATAAGATGTGGAGGTTTAGCACCCACCAAAACTTCTTGTATCAAGGGAATATTAAGTTCATTGTTACAGAAAAAAGGAAACCTGTGCTTGGAGTATTTGAGAGAGCTATCTATAGAGGAAATCAAAAGGGAGCTCTCTTGTTTCAGAGGAATTGGTCCCAAAACG GTGGCATGTGTCTTGATGTTCCAACTTCAGCGAGATGATTTTCCAGTGGATACACAC ATTTTTCAGATTGCAAAGACTCTTCATTGGGTACCTGCTGCAGCTGATGTGAAAAAGACATATATTCATCTGAATCGACGAATTCCAGATGAACTAAAGTTTGACCTTAATTGTCTCATATATACCCATGGTAAGGTCTGTAGAGAATGCTCTGGAAAAGGTTCTAACAAACCCAAAAAGGAACAATTTGACAAACTTTGCCCATTACTGGGCCAAAGTTCTGATGCAATATGA
- the LOC101257158 gene encoding alpha-mannosidase I MNS5, translating into MFQSTVVKWILLYLVISPTIFIICLSDLHSNNLLAAKRKRMSERVRKMFYHAYDNYMMYAFPHDELKPLTKTFTDSLSELGNLKLEHLPQQYNGSALTLIESLSSLVILGNYTEFEKAIIWLSENLSFDVDARVNLFECNIRVLGGLVSAHILATDSTNRLVQLIYKNQLLDLAEDLGRRFLPAFKTPTGLPYAWINLKHGVIVDETTETSTSGCGSLILEMGALSRLTGDTRFETAALRALRKLWSMRSSLNLLGTTLDVATGDWIEYSSGIGAGVDSFYEYLMKAYVLFGRDEIWKMFQSAYIGVQKYFRHGPWYHEADMRTGTATYWQLTSLQAFWPGLQVLVGDIEAANSSHREFFKVWKKYGVLPERYLLDHQVLHPTEKYYPLRPELAESTFYLYQATKDPWYMEVGESIMNSLNAHTRVKGGFASIRDVTTMQLEDHQHSFFLAETCKYLYLLFDDSFLRNQNYIFTTEGHPLPVRINWHEKLPRVYNLSDGSSIKTGKQRKRSSAMSLQICPASMIHHEPNARRLESACHIPDTGADHRCFSDDDCGVDANTCRRRSCSLAGYCGLWSLI; encoded by the exons atgtttcaatCAACTGTTGTGAAATGGATTCTGCTATATCTTGTTATCTCTCCCACCATTTTCATCATCTGTTTATCGGACCTCCACTCCAACAATCTCTTGGCAGCTAAAAGGAAGCGAATGAGCGAAAGAGTTCGCAAGAT GTTTTATCATGCTTATGATAACTACATGATGTATGCTTTTCCG CATGATGAGCTAAAACCTCTGACCAAAACCTTTACAGATTCTTTAAGTGAACTTGGGAATTTGAAG CTCGAACATCTGCCACAGCAGTACAATGGATCAGCTCTTACGCTAATTGAATCATTGTCCAG CCTTGTAATATTGGGTAACTACACTGAGTTTGAGAAGGCTATTATTTGGCTATCTGAAAATCTATCATTTGATGTGGATGCAAGGGTAAATCTATTTGAG TGCAACATAAGAGTTCTTGGAGGACTTGTTTCTGCTCATATTCTTGCCACTGATTCTACAAACAGGTTGGTTCAACTAATTTATAAGAATCAACTCCTTGACTTGGCTGAGGATTTGGGACGACGCTTTCTGCCTGCTTTCAAAACCCCAACCGGACTACCTTATGCTTGGATCAACTTAAAg CATGGTGTAATTGTGGACGAGACAACAGAAACAAGCACATCTGGATGCG GTTCTTTAATCCTTGAAATGGGTGCACTATCACGTTTAACTGGTGATACAAGATTTGAGACGGCAGCTTTGCGTGCTCTTCGTAAGTTATGGAGCATGCGGAGTTCTCTAAATCTTCTAGGAACTACGCTCGATGTAGCAACTGGAGACTGGATTGAATATTCTTCTGGCATTGGAGCTG GTGTGGATTCTTTCTATGAATATCTAATGAAAGCCTACGTTCTTTTTGGAAGAGATGAAATTTGGAAGATGTTTCAATCTGCTTACATTGGTGTGCAGAAATACTTTAGACACGGCCCATG GTATCATGAAGCTGACATGAGAACAGGAACAGCAACATACTGGCAGCTGACTAGTCTTCAAGCATTCTGGCCTGGTCTGCAG GTTCTTGTTGGTGATATCGAGGCAGCTAACTCATCGCATCGTGAGTTTTTCAAGGTGTGGAAGAAATATGGAGTTCTTCCAGAGAG GTATCTGCTGGATCATCAGGTGTTGCATCCTACTGAAAAATACTATCCTTTACGTCCTGAATTGGCAGAGTCCACATTTTACCTATATCAAGCAACCAAAG ATCCATGGTATATGGAAGTGGGTGAATCAATAATGAACTCTCTGAATGCACATACAAGAGTTAAAGGTGGCTTCGCCAGCATTCGGGATGTGACTACAATGCAATTAGAAGACCATCAGCATAGTTTCTTCCTTGCAGAAAC GTGCAAATATTTGTATCTACTTTTTGATGACTCATTTCTACGTAatcaaaattacatatttacaaCTGAGGGTCATCCCCTGCCGGTGAGAATCAATTGGCATGAGAAGCTTCCCAGGGTGTATAATCTAAGTGACGGAAGTTCTATCAAG ACTGGTAAGCAGAGAAAACGAAGCAGTGCCATGTCGCTTCAAATTTGTCCGGCTTCTATGATTCACCATGAACCGAATGCAAGGCGACTTGAAAGTGCTTGCCACATCCCTGATACTGGTGCTGATCATAGATGTTTCAGTGATGATGATTGTGGTGTTGATGCCAACACCTGTAGGCGGAGATCATGCAGTCTGGCGGGATATTGTGGCCTCTGGTCGTTGATATAG
- the LOC101256861 gene encoding gibberellin-regulated protein 10, whose amino-acid sequence MAMALRVLLLLVLFFLTVKAQDSIIDLKEVEEDKQQHVGLSQALRVFTRGANRRLVQDIVLKVAKYLNNGDIALAPAPAPPPSPLDCGGLCKYRCSLHSRPNVCFRACGTCCVRCKCVPPGTFGNREKCGKCYTEMTTHGNKTKCP is encoded by the exons ATGGCGATGGCGCTTCGTGTACTGCttcttttagttttatttttccttacTGTTAAGGCACAG GATTCTATTATTGATCTCAAGGAAGTTGAAGAAGACAAACAACAACATGTTGGTCTCAGCCAGGCACTTCGT GTTTTCACCAGAGGAGCCAATAGAAGGCTAGTTCAAGACATAG TTTTAAAGGTTGCAAAATACTTGAACAATGGGGATATTGCTCTAGCTCCAGCACCAGCTCCACCTCCCAGTCCATTGGATTGTGGAGGATTGTGCAAATACAGATGCAGTTTACACTCGAGGCCCAATGTGTGTTTTAGGGCATGTGGAACATGTTGTGTTAGGTGCAAATGTGTGCCACCAGGGACCTTTGGGAACAGAGAGAAGTGTGGCAAATGTTACACTGAAATGACTACCCATGGCAACAAGACCAAGTGCCCTTAA